In the Hordeum vulgare subsp. vulgare chromosome 7H, MorexV3_pseudomolecules_assembly, whole genome shotgun sequence genome, one interval contains:
- the LOC123407536 gene encoding uncharacterized protein LOC123407536: MAAAAALRGIGAKLSANPEKVTSALLLGSFVALGFRSSEQQGEIEELEARKSSLRAANSAMSSTMWAWREELFKLAAMPSPPITAARLRHIYGEEDLAIPAPKPSGPDAEEEPVPLKIS; the protein is encoded by the exons atggcggcggcggcggctctgcGGGGGATCGGCGCGAAGCTGTCGGCGAACCCGGAGAAGGTGACGAGCGCGCTGCTGCTGGGCTCGTTCGTGGCGCTGGGGTTCCGGTCGTCGGAGCAGCAGGGCGAGATCGAGGAGCTGGAGGCCCGCAAGTCCTCCCTCCGCGCCGCCAACTCCGCCATGTCCTCCACCATGTGGGCCTGGAGGGAGGAGCTCTTCAAGCTCGCCGCCATGCCCTCCCCGCCCATCACCGCCGCCCGCCTCCGCCACATCTACGGCGAGGAGGACCTCGCCATCCCCGCGCCCAAGCCCTCGG GCCCGGATGCTGAGGAGGAACCTGTTCCCCTAAAAATATCATGA
- the LOC123413544 gene encoding nucleosome assembly protein 1;1, with protein sequence MGGEKENIDLSDLNISLPPAAAALSAEDRVDLVNALKDKMQSLAGLHADALESLSPNVRTRVEFLRGIQSQHDEIEAKFFEERAALEAKYQKLYEPLYAKRYDIVNGVVEVDGVVKEPTTENAAEGGDSDAKGIPDFWLTALKTNEVLTEEIQERDEPVLKYLKDIKWSRIDDPKGFKLEFFFDTNPFFKNSVLTKTYHMVDEDDPILEKAIGTEIEWYPGKNVTQKILKKKPKKGSKNTKPITKTEECESFFNFFSPPQVPEDDEDIDEDAADELQGQMEHDYDIGSTIRDKIIPHAVSWFTGEAVQAEDFDDMEDGDEDDDDEDDDEEDDEDEDEDEDEDEDEEELSKPTKKVAGKPKGPAKGGAQGNAEQPADCKQQ encoded by the exons ATGGGCGGCGAGAAGGAGAACATCGACCTCTCCGACCTCAACATCTCcctcccccccgccgccgccg CCCTCAGCGCCGAGGACCGCGTCGACCTCGTGAATGCCCTGAAG GACAAGATGCAGAGCTTGGCGGGTCTGCACGCCGACGCGCTCGAGTCGCTCTCGCCCAATGTCAGGACGCGCGTTGAGTTTCTGAGGGGCATTCAG AGCCAACATGATGAGATTGAGGCGAAGTTTTTTGAGGAAAGGGCCGCCCTTGAAGCCAAGTACCAGAAGCTGTATGAACCATTGTATGCTAAG AGGTATGACATTGTAAATGGAGTTGTGGAGGTTGATGGCGTTGTTAAAGAACCTACCACTGAAAATGCTGCAGAGGGGGGTGATTCAGATG CTAAAGGAATCCCAGATTTCTGGCTCACTGCTTTGAAAACAAATGAAGTGCTGACTGAGGAG ATCCAAGAGCGTGACGAGCCTGTTTTGAAATATCTAAAGGATATAAAGTGGTCTAGAATTGATGACCCTAAGGGTTTcaagcttgagtttttctttgataCAAATCCATTCTTCAAGAACTCTGTCCTAACAAAAACCTATCATATGGTTGATGAAGATGACCCGATTTTGGAGAAAGCAATCGG GACTGAAATTGAGTGGTATCCTGGCAAAAATGTGACACAGAAGATTCTAAAGAAGAAACCCAAGAAAGGTTCAAAGAACACAAAGCCTATTACTAAAACTGAAGAGTGCGAGAGCTTCTTCAACTTTTTCAGCCCCCCACAAGTACCTGAAGATGACGAGGACATAGATGAAGATGCC GCTGATGAGCTTCAGGGTCAAATGGAGCATGATTATGACATTGG GTCTACCATAAGGGATAAGATCATCCCTCATGCTGTTTCTTGGTTTACCGGCGAGGCTGTGCAAGCTGaggattttgatgatatggaagatggtgatgaggatgacgacgatgaggatgacgacgaagaagatgacgaggatgaggacgaggacgaggatgaggatgaagacgaggAAGAGCTAAGCAAGCCAACGAAGAAG GTGGCTGGCAAACCGAAG GGACCTGCAAAGGGCGGCGCCCAAGGCAATGCCGAGCAACCGGCGGACTGCAAGCAGCAGTAG